The genomic DNA CGAATACCCCGATCGTCTCCGGTCGTTCTACGCTTGCTCCAACGGCGCGAATCTTCATTCGGATCTTCGATACCTTCTTTTCCAGGCCAATGGACCGAAGCTTCCGAAACAAGAACAGAATGCGTGGATCGAAATCTTCTCGGCCTACTGGAAAGCTGCGGGGGAGATACTGAAGTTCGATGATGGACGCGGTAGCTGGGTCGGAGTATTCAATGCGTGGAATCAGGTATCCAGTGTCTTGGGCCGAGGTTACACGAATGCAGGTATTGAGGCGTGGACCATACCATGCTTGTATGTCGTTGGGAAATACGTCCGGACGTTCGCGATTAGAGCAGACGCAGAACTAGCTTCTCAAGGCTCGGTTGCATTCAACGATCGTTTCCAAGATGATATCTCGTTTGACTCGGAGAAGAGTGCAAAGCTTGAGGAGGCGGCTCGTGTGATTAACAAGCTTTTCACAATTTGTCTCAATGACAGGTAAGCTGTCATCCGGCTACTTGTGTTTCTTTGCTGAGACCCGGATAGGGCTCCTAGTATCGAGGAATCGCGAAAATGGGGTGTCTACAACATGATTAGTTTGACATTCAAAACACACTTCAAGGTACGAGATGACCACTTCGCCTACGATGGAAACTTCTAATTCTATCTGTAGCTCAATTCGATTGGGCTCTGCAAGAGCTTACTCCGCGCCCTGAACGCTTCGTCGGCAGACCTTCCTCCATTGGAAGCTTTTCCTAAGTCCCACATCGTTACTTTCGAATATTATGTCGGAGTAATTCACTTCTTGGATGAGGATTATGCAGAGGTATGCATATACGAGTACATACACTATGTGGAGGCACTGATTCTTACAACTATTGACAGGCGGAGAAACATCTGGCACATGCGTGGAAACTATGTCATTGGAACGCAATCAAGAACAGAGAGTCAGCACCCTAAACTCGTCTTTTATCTATTCCTTCTCTAACTGGCACAGATTGATCTTGATGTATCTGGTGCCTTGTCATATCGTCACAACACATACTCTGCCTAGCAAAGAACTGCTTGCTCCATTCCCTCGGCTCGAGAAATTATTCCGTCCACTTTGTGACTGCATCAGGAATGGAGACCTCGGTAATTTTGATGCAGCCATGTCTGCCGGGGAGGATGAGTTTGTCAAGAGACGTATCTACCTCCCGCTTGAGAGGGGACGCGATATCGCATTACGGAACCTATTTCGGAAGGTCTTCGTCGCAGGGGGTTTTGAAGAACCGAAAGATGATCAACCTCCTATTCGACGAACCCGCGTTCCTGTCGCTGAATTTGCAGCAGCTGTAAGGATTGGTACTCATGCAACCGACAGAGTCCGCGTCGACATTGATGAAGTTGAATGTCTCCTGTCGAATCTCATATACAAGGTGAGTCTTGCAGCATCTGATCTACATGCTTTAGCATTGACCATCTATTAGGGTCTTATGAAGGGTTATATTGCACGTGAACGCGGCATGGTTGTTCTGAGCAAGGGTGGCACTGCGTTCCCTGGAACAGGAGTTTAGGGCCTTTCAAGACAAGTCCCCAACGAATTTTGTAAAGCAGATACTCGGCTTCTGCGCAACACCACTTGCGACCAGGCACTTGTTCACGCCAGATATACCTACAAGGTACACATACTTGGCCTTTATAACTTATGCAATGGCCGTCGTACACACTATGGGTCATATGCTCAGTGCGCTGCATCGGGATCAAAATCGGTATCACTAACTacctattggtgatgcagcaTCGATGGGATTGACAAGAGCAGTACTATCTGATAATGTGTTCCCCATACACGACTATTGTCCCTGGTCACCGACGCTTCTTTAAATCATGCACAGACACGTAGCAGGCTGCTGTCTCTGCTGTTATTCACCCGAACGTATCATTATAATACTAGCTGATAGAGAATAACCCATATTATACAAGACATACTATACAAAATATACTATACAGAACATGGCAAAAGAGGTATTAAACATGACCCAACAAGCGAGGGGGGAATAAAAGAGAACAAGCAGCGAACCACACCAACATAAAACCCTTAAATCATAAACAAGCTTCCACCGTCTATCAACGGTCCCGCTTAGCCATAGCCGAAAGATCATCCTATAACGCCGTCAGTCAGCAAACCCTCATTATAACCCCAAAACGAAACAAGAGTACGAGAATACGAACCATATGATTACACATCGcaacaaacaaatcaaaaAACAACTTtcccccctcctccatctgcatctgcatagTCCCACTCCTCTTAAACGTCGACCGACTCCGGATAATCAGCGCAAGATAGTGCGCTCGAAGCTTCGACTCGGTATCGGGCGTGTTAGCGTAGGCGTAGCGCGCGCTGGTGAGGATCGTGCTGCATTGGATGCCCGTGTGGAGGCCCTGCTTGCGTAGCGCGAGGCGTTTTAGAGGCTCGAGAGTGTATTTTTCTGCGGCACAGCTGTCTTCCTGTTAGCTATCGGTTCCTTGATAGAAGGGAGcagggagaaggagaagcttACTAGACAGCTGTATCCCTCAAAATCACACCTCCAGCCGCCTGATGGAACATCGTAGCACCATGGCTCTGTCCCTCACTGTCTGTCCCCATATCTTCCAGCTCCCACTGCTCCCGTCGCGCATTATGAACTAGTCTGGGCGTATAGTCGGCCCTGTACAGGTACTCCAGAACACATGATAGAACCTCTGGTTGTTCATTAGGGAGCTCGATCCGTTTGGCTCTTGCCGAAATACCGAATCGCTCGCGACAGAAGGTTGCAAAGTACGGCGATGCGCAGAGGACGTCTTCGTGGCAGGCGAAGAGGCGCTTTTCGGGACCGACGCTAAGGGTTACGATTGGGGAGTCTGAGGGGCTGGATGCTGTTAACACTTTTCTGCTTGGAAATGGAAAGGTGGGAGGTTGGGTACCTTCGATCCTGTGGGCTACTGGGTTTGTGTCGCCTTTCTGGTCGCCTGGACTCTCGTTCTTCTCGGACGGGATTTCTAGTTCGGGAGCAGGTCTTGCCGGGGCGATACTTGGAGGTGTTCTCTGGGGGCAGTGGGCGCTTAGTTGAGatcattttcttttctttcttattACTTTCCTCGAACAACTGTTTTGTGCactctgtacttgtgaaagaaaagagaaaagacgaaagaaaagaacagcCTGGAAAAATCAGGGGCAAAAGGTTTATCAGTAATTACTGCTAGTTACAAAACAACGTACGTATCCGAAGCCAAGATCCTTGTCCTCGAACGGCAGGGAACATGTTTTTCCTTTAAGAACCCCTCATCGAGTCATCGTGCGAACAATAGTTGAATATTTGCCTACATCATATTTCTCCTCTATACCTATATGCATGAAGCATCGTGATCAAGCAGTGTTCCATGCAGCGATGTATTTCTCGCAGCTGATAAGACGCGTAAGATTGTATCTCACGCGTAAAGTGCATCGCCAAATTGCCGCGTGGTCACGGGATTGATATCTACCAATGAGATGCTTGAATTTTGGCCGGAGCGGAGATCAGCAAGCCAATTAGAAGGAGATATCTCCCTCGAACTGATTCCTCATACGGAAATATGATGGGTTCCATTCCGGATGTTCGGAAGTTACGAGTCACTTCATCAAAGAACTCCTGTACATAGCACTTGGTACTCCGTTGAAAGGACATTTATTATGTGCAGTAAGGTGATAATATACCAAAAACTCCATTCCAACCCAATACGCCAATCCATAACACCGCAATAGCAATTCTCGAATGCTGGCTAGGAGTATGCAGCCCCCCGTATGCCCTTGCCATAACCAAGATGCGCCATTACATGAATATCTTCCGTGCTTCGCGAGGATGACTCTCATTGGGACAGTAAGGACACTTGAACCGGCTGCCCTTGCACAGCCGCTTGAGTGACTCCTCTGCAATAACATGCCCGCAAGGCATCATCATCGGCGGGTTTTGGTCAGTGGCTTGTTCTTTGGACACGGGACAGACAAAGATAGAATGGAAGAGATACGATGGTGGAAGTGGGATTTCGACCTGAAATAGGTTAGCCGCAGCGTTGGACAGAAGGAAGAACTCAGGATAGGATACTCACAGGCAACTCATGTTGCGTTGTCCACTCGGTCCGCTTGGCTTTCATGATTGTCTGCAGCTTCAGTAACGTTGGAAGAGCAATTGCACCAGCAGTAGTAGCTATGTACAATGGCGAATCTGCCGAAAGGCCCATCAGTGAGCAGAACTCGCGCGTGAACGATAAGGAGACGTCGCTCCAGGCAGTCGGATTATTGAAGATATTCCGGTAAGGTGAGCTTTGCAAGTTCGGGCAAAACGCCATCGCTCCTATCAATTGCTGCACTTCCCGCATATATCGAGGCAAAAAGACATGAAACTCGCGCTTGGCATATTCCAGAGCCGCTTGCCGTCCGGCCGAAAGGGGTGCCCCGGGGTATTGTTCGCAGTTAAAGAGCCAGACGAATTGTAGCCGACACAGGTCGAATTCGAGGTTGCTGCCCCTTGTCTCAAGAGCGTCTCTGTTCTCCCTTGTCCATTCGATGGCCGGCAGCAAGTTCTTGTTCTCCTTCAGCTCATGCAGTATGTTGTACATCTTGACAAACTGCTTCCGGACTTGATCGGACGGAGCTTCGTCAATATCGAGGAGGCTCGTCGCATCGTTCGCGGGCTTATATTCTGTCGTCTGTTGTGAATTTCGGGATTTCGTTTCGGCTAATTCGGAGAGGAACGTTGCAGCAACAGAGAACTGGCCTTCCCGTAGAAGGTGCATTGCGATGGCTCGATTAATCAGGTGTTCTTGGGAGGAAAGGGCGTCATGTTCGGTGCTCGGAAGTGGCCTGTCTTTGAAGAACTATAGAAGTTAGCGATGCCCAGGTCAAAATATCATGTGGTGTCCTTACCTTGTCTAGCGCTTTGCTGTATTTGTTAAGACTGCTATGACTTTCTTTGAGACTGTCGTTAATAGAATCGAATGATGATTTGACAGGATCCTGGAGCTTCGCCATGGTAATCGATGCCTGGGTTGGATCTGTTATACAGTTCATGTCAGCGCATATCACCGGCCTCCAACTCCGGAGCGAACAAACCAGATGCGATCGTATCCCGAGCCGACTGAAGCAAGTCTATCGTAGACTGCACATTTTGAATACTCTGCGAGCCtttcagcttcttgagcagtCGGTTGTGCTCTTTTTGAACGGTGTCCATATTCGTTCGATCGAGGGTGGGCCTTCTTAATCCGATGCGGAGTGACAATAATCAACCGATATGGAGATAGCCATATGGAAGCTCCAAAATGGCTTCAACTGGGAGGAGGAATATGAAGATAGTTAAGTGAGAGTTAGCCCACAGAAGACCACAAGCGGTCATTAGTGTTCAATTCGGGCAGAGGGACATGCAGCAGCTTCTATCAGCAGATAATGAGAGGGCGGCACATATTCCGGTGATAGCATTACGCCATGTGTCACGTGCAGGTTTGGGCGGTGGTATACTACCCCTCATGATGTTTTGGTACAGAGTTCTGCAGAGTGCATTCTTACGGCGCTACGAACGATGATCTCTATCCGGAGAAACCGTTTATTAGTCGCTACGGAGTTGATGTGAAGAAGCTGAAGGTACTTGGCGATAAGCTGTTTTGTGCTCAGTCCTCCGCCCTATGCatgagtacagagtactccggagtattcGAGCATCAGGTAGTCCGGAATTACTTTGTACTCAAATACTCCATACATGATCCTAGTCAAGTCATCCGGACTATGTGTCTCATATGGTACGCTCTGTTGTCTGTATGACTCCTTCTGGTGGCAAGCAATCAATCGGATGTCCCAAACAGG from Aspergillus chevalieri M1 DNA, chromosome 1, nearly complete sequence includes the following:
- the csn12 gene encoding protein csn12 (COG:D;~EggNog:ENOG410PG8H;~InterPro:IPR036388,IPR000717;~PFAM:PF01399); this translates as MASIFNDFKQGHKELSGPRLAASLTPVAPPEYPDRLRSFYACSNGANLHSDLRYLLFQANGPKLPKQEQNAWIEIFSAYWKAAGEILKFDDGRGSWVGVFNAWNQVSSVLGRGYTNAGIEAWTIPCLYVVGKYVRTFAIRADAELASQGSVAFNDRFQDDISFDSEKSAKLEEAARVINKLFTICLNDRAPSIEESRKWGVYNMISLTFKTHFKLNSIGLCKSLLRALNASSADLPPLEAFPKSHIVTFEYYVGVIHFLDEDYAEAEKHLAHAWKLCHWNAIKNRELILMYLVPCHIVTTHTLPSKELLAPFPRLEKLFRPLCDCIRNGDLGNFDAAMSAGEDEFVKRRIYLPLERGRDIALRNLFRKVFVAGGFEEPKDDQPPIRRTRVPVAEFAAAVRIGTHATDRVRVDIDEVECLLSNLIYKGLMKGYIARERGMVVLSKGGTAFPGTGV
- a CDS encoding ubiquitin-protein ligase RMD5 (BUSCO:EOG09263QPR;~COG:O;~EggNog:ENOG410PIAN;~InterPro:IPR024964,IPR027370,IPR037683,IPR013144, IPR044063,IPR006594,IPR027711,IPR013083;~PFAM:PF10607,PF13445;~TransMembrane:1 (o302-319i);~go_function: GO:0004842 - ubiquitin-protein transferase activity [Evidence IEA];~go_function: GO:0005515 - protein binding [Evidence IEA]), with protein sequence MDTVQKEHNRLLKKLKGSQSIQNVQSTIDLLQSARDTIASDPTQASITMAKLQDPVKSSFDSINDSLKESHSSLNKYSKALDKFFKDRPLPSTEHDALSSQEHLINRAIAMHLLREGQFSVAATFLSELAETKSRNSQQTTEYKPANDATSLLDIDEAPSDQVRKQFVKMYNILHELKENKNLLPAIEWTRENRDALETRGSNLEFDLCRLQFVWLFNCEQYPGAPLSAGRQAALEYAKREFHVFLPRYMREVQQLIGAMAFCPNLQSSPYRNIFNNPTAWSDVSLSFTREFCSLMGLSADSPLYIATTAGAIALPTLLKLQTIMKAKRTEWTTQHELPVEIPLPPSYLFHSIFVCPVSKEQATDQNPPMMMPCGHVIAEESLKRLCKGSRFKCPYCPNESHPREARKIFM
- a CDS encoding BTB/POZ domain-containing protein (COG:S;~EggNog:ENOG410PMED;~InterPro:IPR000210,IPR011333;~PFAM:PF00651;~go_function: GO:0005515 - protein binding [Evidence IEA]) produces the protein MISTKRPLPPENTSKYRPGKTCSRTRNPVREERESRRPERRHKPSSPQDRSPSDSPIVTLSVGPEKRLFACHEDVLCASPYFATFCRERFGISARAKRIELPNEQPEVLSCVLEYLYRADYTPRLVHNARREQWELEDMGTDSEGQSHGATMFHQAAGGVILRDTAVYCAAEKYTLEPLKRLALRKQGLHTGIQCSTILTSARYAYANTPDTESKLRAHYLALIIRSRSTFKRSGTMQMQMEEGGKLFFDLFVAMCNHMDDLSAMAKRDR